Proteins encoded within one genomic window of Acipenser ruthenus chromosome 32, fAciRut3.2 maternal haplotype, whole genome shotgun sequence:
- the LOC131702968 gene encoding P2X purinoceptor 4-like isoform X1 yields MGLWNSIRYYNTVKYLQIKSKKLACLKWSIHGIIFISICVILFWKKEYQENSHLVSSVTAKVKGVAVTNDSELEIVLWDVVDHSSLSQGKDSFFVVTNAVVTKNQTQGNCLEGPDSGTICSSNEDCTKEYTNQKSNGDPTGQCVEFNSSVKTCEVFAWCPIEGMRNASKPAVLESAENFTVFIKNNIGFINFNYTKRNILPDMNETYLKQCMFNRKTDPYCPIFRLGNIVQEAGENFTEMAVKGGVIAIQINWECDLDWLLHKCVPEYSFRRLDEKNDKKTLFPGFSFRFARYYKQNGVEERTLFKVYGIRFDVMVTGKAGKFSLIKLITYIGSTLAYFGMTIIVVDFLLANYVHPSCCKKEVKSYYTGKKYETVEYQLEMRDVSNREGQDCESSP; encoded by the exons TGTCATCCTGTTTTGGAAAAAGGAATACCAGGAAAACAGTCACCTTGTCAGCTCGGTGACCGCGAAAGTGAAGGGCGTGGCAGTTACCAATGACTCTGAGCTGGAGATAGTATTATGGGATGTCGTCGATCACAGTAGTTTATCACAG GGGAAGGACTCCTTTTTTGTTGTTACTAATGCAGTAGTCACAAAGAATCAAACTCAAGGAAACTGTCTGGAG GGACCAGACTCTGGAACAATATGCAGCTCAAATGAGGATTGCACAAAGGAATATACTAACCAGAAGAGTAATG GGGATCCGACTGGCCAATGTGTTGAATTTAACTCATCAGTAAAAACCTGTGAAGTGTTTGCCTGGTGTCCGATCGAGGGAATGAGGAATGCTTCCAA ACCTGCTGTTTTGGAATCAGCAGAAAACTTCACcgtctttattaaaaacaacattggaTTCATTAACTTCAATTACACAAA gaGAAACATCTTGCCGGATATGAACGAAACCTATCTAAAACAGTGTATGTTTAACCGAAAGACAGACCCATACTGCCCGATATTCCGCCTGGGAAATATTGTCCAAGAAGCCGGGGAGAATTTCACAGAAATGGCTGTTAAG GGAGGAGTGATAGCAATACAGATTAACTGGGAATGTGACCTGGATTGGCTGCTTCACAAGTGTGTCCCGGAGTACAGCTTTCGAAGACTGGATGAGAAAAACGACAAGAAGACCCTATTCCCTGGCTTCAGCTTCAG GTTTGCAAGATACTATAAACAGAATGGAGTGGAAGAGCGCACATTGTTCAAGGTGTATGGAATCCGGTTTGATGTCATGGTGACTGGAAAG gctgGAAAATTCAGTCTAATTAAGCTGATTACATACATTGGATCCACACTCGCCTACTTCGGTATG ACAATAATCGTGGTTGACTTCCTCCTTGCAAACTACGTTCATCCCAGTTGCTGCAAAAAAGAGGTCAAAAGTTACTATACTGGGAAGAAATATGAAACTGTGGAATATCAGTTAGAG atGAGAGACGTCAGCAACAGAGAAGGTCAGGATTGTGAATCCAGCCCTTAG
- the LOC131702968 gene encoding P2X purinoceptor 4-like isoform X3 has translation MPEMEYTRNHFHIDLGKDSFFVVTNAVVTKNQTQGNCLEGPDSGTICSSNEDCTKEYTNQKSNGDPTGQCVEFNSSVKTCEVFAWCPIEGMRNASKPAVLESAENFTVFIKNNIGFINFNYTKRNILPDMNETYLKQCMFNRKTDPYCPIFRLGNIVQEAGENFTEMAVKGGVIAIQINWECDLDWLLHKCVPEYSFRRLDEKNDKKTLFPGFSFRFARYYKQNGVEERTLFKVYGIRFDVMVTGKAGKFSLIKLITYIGSTLAYFGMTIIVVDFLLANYVHPSCCKKEVKSYYTGKKYETVEYQLEMRDVSNREGQDCESSP, from the exons GGGAAGGACTCCTTTTTTGTTGTTACTAATGCAGTAGTCACAAAGAATCAAACTCAAGGAAACTGTCTGGAG GGACCAGACTCTGGAACAATATGCAGCTCAAATGAGGATTGCACAAAGGAATATACTAACCAGAAGAGTAATG GGGATCCGACTGGCCAATGTGTTGAATTTAACTCATCAGTAAAAACCTGTGAAGTGTTTGCCTGGTGTCCGATCGAGGGAATGAGGAATGCTTCCAA ACCTGCTGTTTTGGAATCAGCAGAAAACTTCACcgtctttattaaaaacaacattggaTTCATTAACTTCAATTACACAAA gaGAAACATCTTGCCGGATATGAACGAAACCTATCTAAAACAGTGTATGTTTAACCGAAAGACAGACCCATACTGCCCGATATTCCGCCTGGGAAATATTGTCCAAGAAGCCGGGGAGAATTTCACAGAAATGGCTGTTAAG GGAGGAGTGATAGCAATACAGATTAACTGGGAATGTGACCTGGATTGGCTGCTTCACAAGTGTGTCCCGGAGTACAGCTTTCGAAGACTGGATGAGAAAAACGACAAGAAGACCCTATTCCCTGGCTTCAGCTTCAG GTTTGCAAGATACTATAAACAGAATGGAGTGGAAGAGCGCACATTGTTCAAGGTGTATGGAATCCGGTTTGATGTCATGGTGACTGGAAAG gctgGAAAATTCAGTCTAATTAAGCTGATTACATACATTGGATCCACACTCGCCTACTTCGGTATG ACAATAATCGTGGTTGACTTCCTCCTTGCAAACTACGTTCATCCCAGTTGCTGCAAAAAAGAGGTCAAAAGTTACTATACTGGGAAGAAATATGAAACTGTGGAATATCAGTTAGAG atGAGAGACGTCAGCAACAGAGAAGGTCAGGATTGTGAATCCAGCCCTTAG